Below is a genomic region from Sorghum bicolor cultivar BTx623 chromosome 9, Sorghum_bicolor_NCBIv3, whole genome shotgun sequence.
CGGCTCCCCCACCAAGAACCCCCGAGATTCGCTCGCCCGGCCGGCCGCCATGACCAGATCGGCGCCGGGGCTGCCGCCGCAGTACTACGCGGCCGCGGGCTCCGGccaccgctcctcctcctcgcccgcggCGTCCTGCGTCGTGGcggtcctcttcctcctcctggccgccggcggcgcggcggcggcgctgttcgtgCTCTTCCGCCCGCGCGCGCCGGACATCGCCGTGACGGCCGTGCAGCTGCCCGCCTTCGCCGTGGCCAACGGCACCGTGGCCTTCACCTTCCAGCAGCTGGCCTCCGTGCGCAACCCCAACCGGTCCCCGCTCGCGCACTACGACAGCTCCCTCCACGTCGCCTACGCCGGCGGCGAGGTCGGCTCCATGTACATCCCGGCTGGCCAGATCGACGGCGGCCGCACGCAGTACATGGCCACCAGCTTCACCGTCCCCGCATTCGCCGTCACGGTCACGgccacctccgccgccgccgccgggcagCCGACCACCATCTCCGTCCCCGCGTCCGGCCCGTCCCCGCACGTCACTGCGGCTCTAGTGCAGGGGCCGGTGATGGAGGTGGACTCGCTGCTGCGGGTCAAGGGCAAGGTCACCGTTCTCAAGGTGTTCACCCACCACGTCGAGGCCGCCAAGGTGTGCCGCATTGGCGTCTCGCCGGCCGACGGCCGCGTGCTCGGCTTCCGGTGCTGACCGTCGGCCGAGCTCACTAATGCTGGCCGCCGCCCGGCCAAGATCTGACAATCTCATCACTCCTTCAGCCTGTCGGTAGGCCTTGCTCTCCACATCAAAGTAGCCTCTTGATGAATTCGGTTCAGACTTAAGTCCAGTCATCAGTGAAATTGTAAGATAAGGTTGTTCGATTTGTAAATTAGATTAATCTCTACAGTTCTCAAGATTTTTTGTACTTCTTTGTGCTTGTCTGGTTTTCTAGATTATGCGGCCGACGTGTTTTTGTTGTTGTAGATTATTGCTCCATTACGGTATAGACTGTCAGGTGCTCATAGTCAGAGTCCAGACCAAACAAAGATTT
It encodes:
- the LOC8058289 gene encoding uncharacterized protein LOC8058289, giving the protein MTRSAPGLPPQYYAAAGSGHRSSSSPAASCVVAVLFLLLAAGGAAAALFVLFRPRAPDIAVTAVQLPAFAVANGTVAFTFQQLASVRNPNRSPLAHYDSSLHVAYAGGEVGSMYIPAGQIDGGRTQYMATSFTVPAFAVTVTATSAAAAGQPTTISVPASGPSPHVTAALVQGPVMEVDSLLRVKGKVTVLKVFTHHVEAAKVCRIGVSPADGRVLGFRC